CTGCAATCCCAGACCCGAAATCAAGATACTTTTTTCCTTTTGAATCAAAGATGTGGACTCCCGCCCCTCCGGACATAGGGGGGCCACTGCGTTTGTAGGTGTTTACAAAGAGATTGTTATACTCATTTTCTTTCATAGAGAATGCCTCTTGAGATTTTTAAAAAGTATTTAGCTGTGGATTACAGTTCCGGCGGATTCACCTCTTATCAGTTCGTTTTTCAGTGTGTCTTTATTTGTCCATCCGCAAATATGAACTCTTTTAACTCCGCTTCTGATAGCTTCGGCTGCAGAACGCAGTTTAGGAATCATACCACCCGTTATGTGCCCCTCAGAGATTAGCTGTTCGATTTCATCAATATGGATATCATTTCTCTGTGTGTCATCAATCATTACGCCTGCAACATCGGAAACAAAAATTAAGTCATCGGCTTTAATTGCCTTTGCGAGTTCGCTTGCTGCCAGATCCGCATTTACATTGTATATTGTACCATCGCTACCTCTTGAAACGGGAGAGATAACCGGTACCAGATTTGCCGATCTGAAGAAATCGAATATCCGTGTATTTACTTTTTCAATTCTCCCCACGTAACCGATATCTTTATTTTTATGCAGCATTTTTGACGCAATAAAGAGATCTGCATCAACACCACTTATCCCAGCGGCTGATATATTTTCGCAAAGCAGGGCATTAACAATCTTTTTGTTGACATTTCCGGAGAGTACCATTTGCACAATTTTCACCATTTCTTCATCGGTGACCCGCATCCCATCAACAAAGGTAAAATCTTTATTTAAAAGATCGAGTTGGCGGGCGATATCTTTGCCGCCACCATGTACAACAATGGGGAAATTATCATCGGTGAGCATACCTATGCTTTGTCCGAGCTCACGCAAAAGCCCTCGGGCGTCAACTGTTGATCCACCTATTTTTATGATAATAGTATTCATGGGCATAGTATTCCTGTTTATGATAGGCCGTTTGTTTCGGGCTGACCAAACATGATGTTGAAATTCTGAACAGCCTGCCCGCTTGCCCCTTTTATTAGATTGTCTAAGGTAGATACTGCAATTACGGGATGTCCGTTCTGGCCTCCTGTGAAAGAAATATCACAGAAGTTTGTATGTGCTATATTACTAATTGCCGGGAGATCGGATGGATCTCTTAAGCGGACAAATGGCTCATTTTTGTAGCGGTTCGCAGCAATCGAGTAACACTCTTCTGCACTAAGCTCAGTTTTAATATAAATTGTGGACAATATACCCCGGTTTATTGGAAGCAGGTGGGGGGAGAATGTGAGTGATATATCGCGTTTAGCCGCCTTTGACAGTTCCTGTTCTATTTCGGGAGTGTGGCGATGAGTATGACCGATTGAATATGCACTGAAATTTTCGTTTGCCTCAACAAAATGTGTATTGAGTTTAAGTGAGCGTCCCGCACCGCTTACTCCTGATTTTGAATCTGCAATAAGCATTTCTACCTTTTCTGGTTGAGATTCAAAAAGTGGCAGTAATGGGAGAAGAATGCTGGTGACGTAGCATCCGGGATTTGCTATTAGAGAGGCATTCGCAATTTTCCCACGATAAAACTCCGGAAGTCCGTACACGGCATTCTTTAGGTATTCTGGGGCCGGATGATCAATTTTATACCAGCTTTTGTACGTGTCTGTGTTTTCTATTCTGAAATCAGCACTCAAATCAACAATTTTTATCCCTTTTTCAATAAAGGGAATCAGTAATCCGGCTGATACGGCATGGGGCAGACAGGAAAAAATACACTCCGCACTTCTGCTCTGTGCTTCCTGGGGAGAGATCAGGATATCGTCAAAAATCCCTTTCAATGAAGGGAATATCTCTGCAATCTGTTTGGATGCGTAGCTTTGTGATGAAATGAAGGTGATTTCTACACTTGGGTGCCTGGAAAGAATCTTTATCAACTCAAGCCCGGTATAGGAAGTGGCTCCCAGGATCCCAACTTTTACTTTATTCATAGAATAATGCCCATTGATAGGAGTGAAAAAATTAGAATACAAACGTTATAAAATAATTCATATCGCGCCTTATGGCCATGTGTTTATATATATATAGATATTAAGGTGAAATCCCGGCTAAGGTTGCCATGATGGTACGGGATGTACACCCCTTAGAGATATCTCCATTTGAGCCTTGAAACAGGGACCGTCTGTCAGGCACTACTTTATGAGGATTGTTATCTTTAAATCGTTTATTCACTGAGGAGTAATAGTATGAAAATAGCTGTGCTAATGGGCAGCATGAGAAAAAATGGAAATACAGAAATGGTTTTAAAGTCTTTTGTCCAACTGCTCAAATTGAAAAAGGCTGAGCTGCAATATATTTGGTTGTGCGACAGGAATCTTGATGTTTTTGGCGCAAATTATTTGGAAAAATCTGTTTTTTGCAGTAGTTTTCATAGACTTAATTACTGATTACAGATTCTGAATAGATGGATTTATGTTTAAAAAAGAAAAATAGTTGTTTCATTGATTGTGGCCTTCTTTATAGCTTTGCCATTGATCCTTTATGTAGGTGTCGGAGCATTTCTTCATGTGTTTGCTGTAATGGGTGCTAACCGGTTAATTTCGCTTGAAGAACAGGGCAGATTATCACGGGAATATGGATTTGTGTGGCAGGAGATCAATCTAAACAGGGAAATGTCTTCAATTGCCTCTGCTATATCAGATACTGGCAGTGAGAAGCAAATCTCTGAGACAGAAAGCAAAAGGGAGATAGTTGAGTTTCCATCCCTTTCAGCCATAACGGAATTGAATAATATCAGAGATTTTTCGAAGGTAATCAGAATCACGGATCGGAACGGAATACCTCTTTCAGAAATCAGAACGACTCACACCTGTATTGATGTATCAGAAATAAACGACATGCTTCTGAAATCATTGATTATCACTGAAGATCAGCGTTTTTATACCCGCTCAAGAGCTTACGATTACAATGCCTTGGTCCGTTCTTTTGTTGATGCTGTTTTTCGCAGCATCTCTACAAGACGTATTCAGATGCCAAGAGCTACAAGTACAATACATATGCAGGTTGCCAGATTTTTGATGCTTAGGACTAATACTCTTGGATATGCATATACAGACAGAAGTATTATGCGCAAAATGCGTGAAATTCAGTTGGCGGAAGCTCTCAAAAGCACATTTACTGATGAAGAGATACTTACGGTGTATATAAATCATTGTGTGTCGGCTGGAAGAGGAATGAGGGGGTATTACGATATAAGTAAGGGGCTCTTTGGTATACATCCTTCAGAGCTTGATACAGCACAGAGCCTGTATTTAGCCCGGCTTGTCAAATGGAACAGGCATGTTCCCGACAGAATAATTCAGCAGGTTAAGGCAAGTCTTCCGGAGCTCGCCAGGCATCTTGATTGGGATAAGGAAAGCAAAAAAGCTATAAGGAGATCTGTTGACAGTTTATCATTCAGACCATTTCAACCGATAATCTCTCGAAACAGTCATCTTATTGACTTAGCCAACGAATACTGGCGTGAGATATGCCGTCAAAAGGGAATGAGCCGAAGTGAACTTGAAGAGATGGATATTGCAAATCCCGAAAGCATGATTCGCAGATTTGGCAACCTGACTATAGCGCTGACACTCGACTATCGGTTACAGAAAAAACTGGAGGAGCTCGTAGATGCAAGGGGCTTTGGGCCCGACACTCTTATTCGAACAGATATAAGAATAGGGAGTAAAGGTACAGACATGCATTTAGAGGAGGTCCCACCCGATACAGTGCGCAAAATAACCCTCATTGAAAAAGACTCACTGTTCAGGGATCCTGTTTCCGGAGCTTCTGTTCAACTGAATCAAAATGACACCCTGATAACTAATATTCGTTACAGAAAAACAGGTACAGGACAAGTAAGAAGGTCAGCATTTTTCTACAGACGCGGTGATTTGCCTGTCCCGGGGCAATACTTTGCATATGCTATAATGGATTCTCAAAACCGTCAGTTACTGGCGTATTATTCCCGCGATCGACTTGGCAGCAGACTCACTTCGCTTCTTCGCAACCGCACACCTAATGGGTCAAGTCTTGCCAAGCCGATAATTTTCGCCTTAACCTACGATTTAGGAATATACGAACATGCCGATATGGCTACAGACGAAAGCGAAGTCGCTGACACGATACCATGGGCACGTACTGCAATATTGAGAAATGGTGATCCTGTAGGTATGCGTTATCTGAAAACTACCGATGAGGACGGGTACATGGTCCACAATCATCACCGCAGGTTTGACGGTTATGATTTCATTTATAATCATCTGTATAGATCCAACAATATTCTTTCCGTTGAAGCTATTTACAGACTAAATACAGAT
The genomic region above belongs to Chitinispirillum alkaliphilum and contains:
- a CDS encoding Acetylglutamate kinase, which produces MPMNTIIIKIGGSTVDARGLLRELGQSIGMLTDDNFPIVVHGGGKDIARQLDLLNKDFTFVDGMRVTDEEMVKIVQMVLSGNVNKKIVNALLCENISAAGISGVDADLFIASKMLHKNKDIGYVGRIEKVNTRIFDFFRSANLVPVISPVSRGSDGTIYNVNADLAASELAKAIKADDLIFVSDVAGVMIDDTQRNDIHIDEIEQLISEGHITGGMIPKLRSAAEAIRSGVKRVHICGWTNKDTLKNELIRGESAGTVIHS
- a CDS encoding N-acetyl-gamma-glutamyl-phosphate reductase — translated: MNKVKVGILGATSYTGLELIKILSRHPSVEITFISSQSYASKQIAEIFPSLKGIFDDILISPQEAQSRSAECIFSCLPHAVSAGLLIPFIEKGIKIVDLSADFRIENTDTYKSWYKIDHPAPEYLKNAVYGLPEFYRGKIANASLIANPGCYVTSILLPLLPLFESQPEKVEMLIADSKSGVSGAGRSLKLNTHFVEANENFSAYSIGHTHRHTPEIEQELSKAAKRDISLTFSPHLLPINRGILSTIYIKTELSAEECYSIAANRYKNEPFVRLRDPSDLPAISNIAHTNFCDISFTGGQNGHPVIAVSTLDNLIKGASGQAVQNFNIMFGQPETNGLS
- a CDS encoding Multimodular transpeptidase-transglycosylase, with protein sequence MIVAFFIALPLILYVGVGAFLHVFAVMGANRLISLEEQGRLSREYGFVWQEINLNREMSSIASAISDTGSEKQISETESKREIVEFPSLSAITELNNIRDFSKVIRITDRNGIPLSEIRTTHTCIDVSEINDMLLKSLIITEDQRFYTRSRAYDYNALVRSFVDAVFRSISTRRIQMPRATSTIHMQVARFLMLRTNTLGYAYTDRSIMRKMREIQLAEALKSTFTDEEILTVYINHCVSAGRGMRGYYDISKGLFGIHPSELDTAQSLYLARLVKWNRHVPDRIIQQVKASLPELARHLDWDKESKKAIRRSVDSLSFRPFQPIISRNSHLIDLANEYWREICRQKGMSRSELEEMDIANPESMIRRFGNLTIALTLDYRLQKKLEELVDARGFGPDTLIRTDIRIGSKGTDMHLEEVPPDTVRKITLIEKDSLFRDPVSGASVQLNQNDTLITNIRYRKTGTGQVRRSAFFYRRGDLPVPGQYFAYAIMDSQNRQLLAYYSRDRLGSRLTSLLRNRTPNGSSLAKPIIFALTYDLGIYEHADMATDESEVADTIPWARTAILRNGDPVGMRYLKTTDEDGYMVHNHHRRFDGYDFIYNHLYRSNNILSVEAIYRLNTDLRDTDNPQTSGVSQLLKRIGSQSLMANRYVTGADLYKAIAGVVSEPVAAKYNTGRSPSQTYSVALGTLELSLFEQLHLFNVLYDNRIPVNPSRHPKLFIKDIMLAGKPFHFEDTLEYVNLFSSMESIKPVALALHKRLVSSPRDRLGNFDICDQVDMYGNQGGLLSNFAKSGTTDNIIRPFNVDNTSGATTNYGLWHAVLRLNLTRDDLVRMVKDDENIDSAMKKQISFDRVPAEEITDITIASVGECNYEYTGSRDGKSLHGYLTRELLHTFGIPCTDGFYADYENKLINSRSRDELFSYQQEETDLSFFSRTFIRLRTIGSEESVDEVSFDRNRSGNIVLRRSNYRTMLSFAQYMGSESRRYRDLVSQLRRPASIQAAEETLEEILAIDIENQFLRRELESAVKSLKESLR